Proteins from a single region of SAR202 cluster bacterium:
- the xseA gene encoding exodeoxyribonuclease VII large subunit produces the protein MAVYSVTQVSHYIKQLLAQDPLISDLWISGEVSNGRPSQTGHVYFTLKDASAQLRCIMFSKGNGIELIADGAAIVAHGRVSLYEARGSLDFVADIVMAEGAGPLSLEFERLKTKLEKEGLFEPSRKRPLPQFPKVIGLVTSPTGAALQDILKILSRRYPLAQVLLAPTLVQGPEAVPGIISAVQTICADGRAEVIILARGGGSLEDLWAFNEEAVARTIFACPIPVVSAIGHETDYTIADFVADVRAPTPSAATEMIAPDRRELMAGVASLVERSNSALRGLSEKCRASLDDTLARLHRSAPDIALWRRQVDELLQETHTSTSRLVVDLKNRVAALSGQVEALSPLSALRRGYAAVERQPAGEAISSIHQLKANDSIKVTLSDGAFPAVANPSVRKATNGKSAAPAGARLFE, from the coding sequence GTGGCCGTCTATTCCGTAACCCAGGTCTCCCACTATATTAAGCAGCTCCTGGCCCAGGACCCGCTGATATCCGACCTGTGGATCAGCGGCGAGGTCTCCAACGGCCGTCCCTCCCAGACCGGCCACGTCTATTTCACCCTGAAAGATGCCTCGGCCCAGCTTAGATGCATCATGTTCAGCAAGGGAAACGGCATCGAGCTTATCGCCGACGGCGCAGCCATTGTGGCCCATGGCCGCGTGTCGCTGTATGAGGCCCGCGGCAGCCTCGACTTCGTCGCCGACATCGTGATGGCTGAAGGCGCCGGCCCCCTATCCCTGGAGTTCGAGCGGCTCAAGACCAAGCTGGAGAAAGAAGGTCTCTTTGAGCCTTCCCGCAAGCGCCCCTTGCCCCAGTTCCCTAAGGTCATCGGCCTCGTCACCTCGCCCACTGGCGCGGCCCTTCAGGACATCCTCAAAATCCTGTCGCGCCGTTATCCCCTGGCTCAAGTCCTCCTGGCCCCCACCCTGGTGCAAGGCCCCGAAGCCGTCCCCGGCATCATCAGCGCCGTCCAGACCATCTGCGCCGACGGCCGCGCCGAAGTCATCATCCTCGCCCGGGGCGGCGGTTCCCTGGAAGACCTTTGGGCCTTCAACGAGGAGGCCGTGGCGCGTACCATCTTCGCCTGCCCCATTCCTGTGGTCAGCGCCATCGGCCACGAGACCGACTACACCATCGCCGACTTTGTCGCCGACGTCCGGGCTCCCACACCCTCCGCCGCTACCGAAATGATAGCGCCGGACCGAAGAGAGCTTATGGCTGGTGTCGCCTCTCTAGTGGAGCGTTCAAACTCGGCGCTGCGCGGCCTGTCCGAAAAATGCCGCGCCAGCCTGGACGATACCCTGGCCCGCCTCCATCGTTCAGCCCCCGATATCGCCCTCTGGCGCCGACAGGTGGACGAACTGCTGCAGGAGACCCACACCTCGACCAGCCGCCTTGTTGTCGACCTAAAAAACCGCGTCGCCGCCCTCTCCGGCCAGGTGGAGGCCCTCAGCCCCCTGTCCGCCCTCCGCCGAGGCTACGCCGCCGTCGAGCGACAGCCGGCGGGCGAGGCCATATCCAGCATCCATCAACTAAAGGCTAACGACTCGATTAAAGTCACCCTCAGCGACGGCGCTTTCCCCGCCGTCGCCAACC
- the efp gene encoding elongation factor P, translating to MTISFGDLRRGVTLEIDGQPYEVVEYARQRMQQRAPVTRIKVRNLLSGAVSERSFPGSENTFKLADVETKPCQYLYTDGEFYYLMDLETYDQFPITKDKIGDVLSFLKEEMNVEVVYYKGQVIAVKVPTFVELKVATSPPGLKGDTAQGGTKPATLETGLTLNVPLFISEGQVIKVDTRTGEYVERVT from the coding sequence ATGACCATCAGCTTCGGCGACCTGCGCAGGGGCGTCACCTTGGAGATAGACGGCCAGCCTTACGAGGTGGTGGAGTACGCGCGTCAGAGGATGCAGCAGCGCGCGCCCGTAACCCGGATCAAGGTGCGCAACCTCCTCAGCGGCGCGGTGTCGGAACGGTCCTTCCCTGGCTCTGAGAACACCTTCAAGCTGGCCGACGTGGAGACCAAGCCCTGCCAGTACCTCTACACCGACGGCGAATTCTATTACCTCATGGACCTGGAGACCTACGACCAGTTCCCCATCACCAAGGATAAGATTGGCGATGTCCTCAGCTTCCTCAAGGAGGAGATGAACGTCGAGGTCGTTTACTACAAGGGCCAGGTCATCGCGGTCAAAGTGCCCACCTTCGTCGAGCTAAAAGTCGCCACCAGCCCGCCCGGCCTCAAGGGAGACACCGCCCAGGGCGGTACTAAGCCCGCCACCCTGGAGACAGGCCTCACCCTCAACGTGCCCCTCTTTATCAGCGAGGGCCAGGTAATAAAAGTTGATACTAGAACAGGAGAATATGTGGAGCGCGTCACCTAG
- a CDS encoding aminopeptidase P family protein, which produces MNNRLRRLRQVMAEKDLDAFLVSTPENRRYVSGFTGSAGYLLVTQAQALLATDFRYIEQATGQSPDFQVIRVGRNWNWFLEQSQAMAFNKVGFEGQNVTVSSYNALIEALQASDQANKPSLIATSGVIETLRAVKEPGELMLLQRAIDISDKALKVIVPTIKPGETEREIAWRLEKAMREFGADAPSFDTIVAAGPNGAMPHHRPSDRPVQAGEPVVIDMGARLNGYCSDITRTICVGEPDEMFRKIYDYVLGAQLTAIATIKPGMTGGEGDGMARQVIDKAGHGETFGHSLGHGIGLAVHESPWVGPNAANVLEENMVFSVEPGIYITGWGGVRIEDLVALESSGARVLSKARK; this is translated from the coding sequence GTGAACAACCGTCTGCGACGACTGCGGCAGGTTATGGCGGAGAAAGACCTGGACGCTTTCCTGGTATCCACTCCCGAGAACCGGCGCTACGTCTCCGGCTTCACCGGCTCCGCCGGCTACCTCCTGGTGACCCAGGCCCAAGCCCTCCTGGCCACCGATTTCCGATACATCGAGCAGGCTACCGGCCAGTCGCCGGACTTTCAGGTGATTCGAGTGGGCCGAAACTGGAACTGGTTCCTGGAGCAGTCCCAGGCCATGGCCTTCAACAAAGTCGGCTTCGAGGGCCAGAACGTGACCGTATCTTCATACAACGCCCTCATTGAGGCCCTTCAGGCATCCGACCAGGCCAACAAGCCCAGCCTCATCGCCACCAGCGGCGTCATCGAGACCCTGCGGGCCGTCAAAGAGCCCGGCGAGTTGATGCTGCTGCAAAGGGCCATCGATATTTCGGACAAGGCCCTCAAGGTCATCGTGCCCACCATCAAGCCTGGCGAGACCGAGCGAGAGATCGCGTGGCGGCTGGAGAAGGCCATGCGCGAGTTCGGCGCCGACGCTCCCAGCTTCGATACCATCGTCGCCGCCGGCCCCAACGGCGCTATGCCCCACCATCGCCCCTCGGACCGCCCCGTCCAGGCCGGCGAGCCAGTGGTTATAGACATGGGCGCGCGCCTCAACGGCTACTGCAGCGACATCACCCGCACTATCTGCGTCGGCGAGCCTGACGAGATGTTCCGCAAGATTTACGATTATGTCCTCGGCGCTCAGCTTACCGCCATCGCCACCATCAAACCCGGCATGACCGGCGGCGAGGGCGACGGCATGGCCCGCCAGGTCATCGACAAGGCCGGCCACGGCGAGACCTTCGGCCACAGCCTGGGCCACGGCATCGGGCTGGCGGTCCACGAGTCTCCCTGGGTCGGTCCCAACGCCGCCAACGTCCTGGAAGAGAACATGGTCTTCAGCGTGGAGCCGGGCATATACATCACAGGCTGGGGCGGCGTGCGCATCGAAGACCTGGTGGCCCTGGAATCCAGCGGCGCCCGGGTATTAAGCAAAGCTAGAAAGTAG
- a CDS encoding 3-dehydroquinate dehydratase yields the protein MDTHLIINGPNLNTLGKRDPGQYGSMTLSQLESKIKERAKSLGVDVLFTQSSFEGELVNFIHLNAPKAKGIIINPAGLTRVGYSLLDACIDSGLPVVEVHLSNIHRREAWRADSIFSRVANATVSGLRWVGYLAALEYLVALNKKEV from the coding sequence ATGGACACCCACCTAATCATCAACGGCCCCAACCTCAACACCCTGGGCAAACGCGACCCCGGCCAGTACGGCTCCATGACCCTCTCACAACTGGAATCCAAGATCAAAGAACGCGCCAAATCTCTAGGCGTGGATGTTCTCTTTACCCAGTCAAGCTTTGAGGGCGAACTCGTCAACTTTATCCACCTCAACGCCCCCAAGGCCAAAGGTATTATAATTAACCCAGCAGGGCTGACTCGCGTGGGCTACTCTCTGCTGGACGCCTGCATCGATTCAGGCCTGCCGGTGGTGGAAGTCCACCTCAGCAACATCCACCGCCGAGAGGCGTGGCGCGCCGACTCTATCTTCTCGCGAGTCGCCAACGCCACCGTTAGCGGCCTGCGATGGGTGGGCTACCTGGCGGCCCTCGAATATCTGGTGGCCCTCAACAAAAAGGAGGTGTAG
- a CDS encoding tyrosine recombinase produces MAGSRGRSANTVRVYLEDLQSFQQFLEEKKLPPEKLDRQSLRAYLSWLSMGDNGRHAYARVSVARKLVVLRSFYKFLAGEGVIDKNPVPKGRALRMKVEKRLPVFLDVSEVQRVISTPDTDKELGLRDLALLELLYSSGVRLSELAAMDVNEVDLAAREIKVRGKGSKERVVLIGQPAAHALERYIKDARPSLEQRPIPALFLNRYGARLSRRSIEKIVADAAAQAAVRPGVHTHTLRHTFATHLLEGGADLRVVQSLLGHASPATTQIYTHVTKTQAKEVYMTTHPRATPRPDSDKP; encoded by the coding sequence ATGGCCGGCTCCAGGGGCCGCTCCGCCAACACCGTCCGTGTTTACCTGGAGGACTTGCAGAGCTTCCAACAGTTCTTGGAAGAGAAAAAGCTGCCGCCCGAAAAGCTGGACCGACAGTCCTTACGGGCATACCTTTCCTGGCTTTCTATGGGCGACAATGGCCGCCACGCCTACGCACGCGTGAGCGTCGCCCGCAAACTCGTGGTCCTGCGCTCCTTCTACAAATTCCTCGCTGGGGAAGGCGTCATCGATAAGAACCCCGTGCCCAAAGGCCGGGCCCTGCGCATGAAGGTCGAAAAACGCCTGCCGGTGTTCCTCGACGTCTCGGAAGTCCAGCGGGTTATCTCAACGCCAGACACAGACAAAGAACTGGGATTGCGAGACCTTGCTCTCCTTGAACTCCTCTACTCTTCCGGCGTCCGCCTCTCGGAATTGGCCGCCATGGACGTCAACGAGGTAGACCTGGCGGCACGGGAGATCAAGGTGCGGGGCAAAGGCTCCAAAGAGCGGGTAGTCCTCATCGGCCAGCCCGCCGCCCATGCGCTGGAGCGCTACATCAAAGACGCGCGTCCGTCGTTGGAGCAGCGGCCCATTCCCGCCTTGTTCCTCAACCGATACGGCGCGCGGCTCTCCCGCCGAAGCATCGAAAAAATCGTTGCCGACGCCGCCGCGCAGGCCGCCGTCCGCCCCGGCGTCCACACCCACACCCTCCGCCACACCTTCGCCACCCACCTCCTGGAAGGCGGCGCAGACCTGCGAGTCGTCCAGTCCCTCCTAGGCCACGCCAGCCCCGCCACCACCCAGATATACACTCACGTCACCAAGACCCAGGCCAAAGAGGTCTACATGACTACCCACCCCCGCGCCACCCCCCGGCCTGACAGCGATAAACCGTAA
- the topA gene encoding type I DNA topoisomerase: protein MATRKKTTTKSTTKKSQNGAARNGGRNLVVVESPAKAKTIGRILGREYQTIASLGHVRDLPEGKLGIEIEKAFRPQYAVLKGKSSVIKELKDLGQNASAVYLATDPDREGEAISWHIVKAAGWDKDSKDLRRVVFHEITEQAIKDALKHPRDLDHDLIDAQQARRILDRLVGYQLSPLLWRKVQRGLSAGRVQSVALRLVVEREREIDAFVPREYWSIEATLAKGDASFVAALHSLKGEKKKIEIPNEAAARDLEKHLQGAAYKVDSVKTEEKHRRPSPPFTTSTLQQEAWRKLRFSAKKTMAVAQQLYEGLPLGDGASVGLITYMRTDSNHLAHSAIEETRGYISQKYGAEYVPPHARVYKTKAKAAQEAHEAIRPTSTLRTPDSLKAHLNREQQRLYDLIWRRMVACQMADSVYDATTVNIDAHAPQQKETYVFRATGTQTKFPGFVILYMEGADDTAEDGGSALPSMTAGDLLRFLGLKTAQHFTEPPPRFTEASLIKLLEEKGIGRPSTYAPILSTLTDRNYVLKEQGRLKPTALGTSVCDLLIQFFPRVMDVGFTAHLEDELDEIARGEMKWVPMLEEFYKPFKETLDAAHEAMPRVKIEEPTDEKCDKCGKPMVIKTGRFGRFMACSGFPECRNTKPILKRTGVACPKCGGDLVERRSRGKGRLFYGCANYPKCDFSVVQRPLPEACPECGGLMVAAGRNRAKCTKCAWQGEPQGQEEQPQEDKVPAGV from the coding sequence ATGGCGACTAGAAAAAAGACTACAACAAAATCGACAACCAAAAAGAGCCAGAACGGCGCCGCCCGAAACGGCGGCAGGAACCTGGTGGTGGTGGAATCGCCGGCCAAGGCCAAGACTATTGGACGCATCCTGGGGCGTGAATACCAGACCATCGCCTCCCTGGGCCACGTCCGCGACCTCCCCGAGGGCAAGCTGGGCATCGAAATCGAAAAGGCCTTCCGGCCCCAGTACGCCGTGCTCAAGGGCAAGTCTTCGGTTATCAAAGAGCTCAAGGACCTGGGCCAGAACGCCTCCGCCGTCTATCTCGCCACCGACCCGGACCGGGAGGGCGAGGCTATATCCTGGCACATCGTCAAGGCCGCCGGCTGGGACAAGGACTCCAAGGACCTGCGGCGTGTTGTCTTCCACGAAATCACCGAACAGGCCATCAAGGACGCCCTGAAGCACCCCCGTGACCTGGACCATGACCTTATCGACGCTCAGCAGGCCCGCCGCATTCTTGACCGTCTCGTTGGATACCAGCTTAGCCCTCTACTGTGGCGCAAGGTGCAACGGGGCCTTTCGGCGGGGCGCGTTCAGTCCGTTGCCCTGCGCCTGGTCGTCGAGCGCGAGCGCGAAATCGACGCCTTTGTGCCACGTGAGTACTGGAGCATCGAGGCCACCCTCGCCAAAGGCGACGCCTCCTTCGTCGCCGCCCTCCACTCCCTCAAGGGCGAAAAGAAGAAAATCGAGATACCCAACGAGGCCGCCGCCCGTGATTTGGAGAAGCACCTCCAGGGCGCGGCCTACAAAGTCGACAGCGTCAAGACCGAGGAAAAGCACCGCCGCCCATCGCCGCCCTTTACCACCAGCACCCTCCAGCAAGAGGCCTGGCGCAAGCTGCGGTTCTCCGCCAAGAAGACTATGGCAGTCGCCCAGCAGCTTTACGAAGGCCTGCCACTGGGCGACGGGGCATCGGTTGGCCTCATCACATACATGCGCACTGACTCTAACCACCTGGCCCACTCGGCCATTGAGGAGACTCGCGGCTACATAAGTCAGAAGTACGGCGCCGAATACGTGCCGCCCCACGCCCGGGTGTATAAGACCAAGGCCAAGGCCGCCCAGGAAGCCCACGAGGCTATCCGGCCCACCTCCACGCTGCGCACTCCGGACTCCCTCAAAGCCCACCTCAACCGCGAGCAGCAGCGCCTCTACGATCTCATATGGCGGCGCATGGTGGCCTGCCAGATGGCCGACAGCGTCTATGACGCCACCACCGTAAACATCGACGCCCACGCGCCGCAGCAGAAGGAGACCTACGTCTTCCGCGCCACGGGCACCCAGACTAAATTCCCGGGCTTCGTCATCCTGTACATGGAAGGCGCCGACGACACCGCGGAGGACGGCGGGTCAGCCCTGCCGTCGATGACCGCCGGCGACCTGCTCCGATTCCTCGGCCTCAAGACCGCGCAGCACTTCACCGAGCCGCCCCCCCGGTTCACCGAGGCTAGCCTTATCAAGCTCCTGGAGGAGAAGGGCATCGGCCGGCCCAGCACCTACGCTCCCATCCTCTCCACTCTCACGGACCGCAACTACGTCCTGAAGGAGCAGGGCCGCCTCAAGCCTACCGCCCTGGGAACCAGCGTCTGCGACCTCCTCATCCAGTTCTTCCCTCGCGTTATGGACGTGGGCTTCACCGCCCACCTGGAGGATGAGCTGGACGAAATCGCCCGCGGCGAGATGAAATGGGTGCCCATGCTGGAGGAGTTCTACAAGCCCTTCAAAGAGACCCTGGACGCCGCCCACGAGGCCATGCCCAGGGTGAAAATCGAAGAGCCTACCGATGAGAAGTGCGATAAGTGCGGCAAGCCCATGGTCATCAAGACCGGCAGGTTTGGCCGCTTCATGGCCTGCTCCGGCTTCCCCGAGTGCCGCAACACCAAGCCCATCCTCAAGCGCACCGGCGTCGCATGTCCCAAGTGCGGCGGCGACCTGGTGGAGCGCCGCTCCCGGGGCAAGGGCCGTCTCTTCTATGGCTGCGCCAACTATCCCAAATGCGACTTCTCAGTGGTGCAGCGGCCCCTTCCCGAAGCCTGCCCGGAATGCGGCGGCTTAATGGTAGCCGCGGGGCGGAACCGCGCCAAGTGCACTAAGTGCGCCTGGCAGGGCGAGCCTCAGGGCCAGGAAGAGCAGCCCCAGGAAGACAAAGTCCCTGCCGGGGTCTAA
- the dprA gene encoding DNA-protecting protein DprA has product MISDLKYRVAFARVRPVGTARLRLLERAFASMEEAWQASEADLVRAGLEPKAASVVATDRRQIDPDAEMDALAKAGIDALTWHDDSYPKRLKEIPDPPPVLFVKGRIEAIDERSIAVVGTRKATAYGREAAHELTSDLAKNSITIVSGMARGIDSVAHKAALDAGGRTIAVLANGLDIIYPPENAPLFKEIAEKGAVISEQPLGERPNPQLFPRRNRLMSGMTLGTLVVEAGKGSGTLWTVRHALEQNREVFCVPGSIFSPASWGTNLLIQEGAKLVIDYRDILEELNLTSIASQTEMPMAAAPLAVNGEEQGLLKHIGIEPVHIDAICRGASLPVHQVSSALTLMELKGLVKQVGGMNYIRTRETAARYGD; this is encoded by the coding sequence ATGATTTCCGACCTGAAATATCGAGTGGCCTTTGCCCGGGTGCGGCCCGTGGGGACAGCGCGCCTGCGCCTGCTGGAACGCGCCTTCGCCTCCATGGAGGAGGCCTGGCAGGCGTCCGAGGCCGACTTGGTACGCGCCGGCCTGGAGCCCAAGGCCGCCTCGGTAGTCGCCACCGACCGAAGGCAAATCGACCCCGACGCCGAGATGGACGCCCTGGCCAAAGCCGGCATCGACGCCCTGACCTGGCACGATGATTCCTACCCCAAGCGCCTCAAGGAGATACCCGACCCACCGCCGGTCCTCTTTGTCAAAGGCCGTATCGAAGCCATCGATGAACGCTCCATTGCCGTCGTCGGCACGCGAAAAGCCACCGCCTATGGGCGCGAGGCCGCCCACGAGCTGACTTCAGACCTGGCCAAGAACAGCATCACCATCGTTAGCGGCATGGCCCGCGGAATAGACTCGGTGGCCCACAAAGCCGCCCTGGACGCCGGAGGCCGCACCATTGCTGTCCTCGCTAACGGCCTGGACATCATTTACCCGCCCGAGAACGCGCCCCTGTTCAAGGAGATCGCTGAAAAAGGGGCCGTCATTTCGGAGCAGCCTCTAGGCGAGCGCCCAAACCCGCAGCTCTTCCCCCGCCGCAATCGTCTCATGAGCGGCATGACGCTGGGCACTCTGGTGGTGGAGGCGGGCAAGGGCAGCGGCACCCTATGGACCGTGCGTCACGCGCTGGAACAGAACCGGGAGGTCTTCTGCGTTCCGGGCAGCATCTTCTCCCCCGCCAGTTGGGGCACAAACCTGCTTATTCAGGAAGGCGCCAAACTGGTTATAGACTATCGTGATATCCTGGAAGAGTTGAACCTTACAAGCATAGCCTCCCAAACAGAGATGCCGATGGCCGCCGCGCCCCTGGCCGTCAACGGCGAGGAGCAAGGCTTGCTAAAACACATCGGCATCGAACCTGTGCATATCGACGCGATATGCCGGGGCGCCAGCCTGCCTGTTCATCAGGTCAGCAGCGCCCTTACTCTTATGGAGCTTAAAGGCCTGGTAAAGCAGGTAGGCGGCATGAACTACATTCGTACTAGAGAGACAGCAGCCAGATATGGCGACTAG
- a CDS encoding VOC family protein, which translates to MPKPRQLNAPRLFRVILPVSNIESAGNFYTTLLGVRGQRVSTGRHYFDCGGVILACFDPRADGDDFDTRPNPDHVYLSVDDLEAVHRRAKEAGCRELGPIAKRPWGERSFYCKDPFGNPLCFVDQATVFTG; encoded by the coding sequence ATGCCCAAGCCGCGCCAGCTCAACGCCCCACGACTCTTCCGCGTCATCCTCCCCGTCTCCAACATTGAGAGCGCGGGCAACTTTTACACAACCCTTCTAGGCGTCCGGGGACAGCGCGTCTCCACGGGCCGCCACTACTTCGACTGCGGCGGCGTCATCCTCGCCTGCTTCGATCCCCGCGCCGACGGCGACGACTTCGACACCCGTCCCAACCCGGACCACGTCTATCTGTCTGTCGACGACCTGGAGGCTGTCCATCGCCGCGCTAAAGAGGCCGGCTGCCGCGAGTTAGGCCCCATCGCCAAGCGGCCCTGGGGCGAGCGGAGCTTCTACTGCAAGGACCCCTTTGGCAACCCGCTATGCTTTGTCGACCAGGCCACCGTTTTCACCGGTTAA
- a CDS encoding DUF1801 domain-containing protein translates to MVKSAANTVEEYLASLPPEREKALRAIRKVILANLPKGYEEGMQYGMIGYYIPLKRYPVTYNGQPLGIVALASQKNYMAVYLMNIYCDKETEAWFAERYKASGKKLDMGKSCLRFKKLEDLPLGLIGEAVAHTPVDEFIRLYEASRKNTRAGR, encoded by the coding sequence GTGGTCAAAAGCGCCGCCAACACCGTCGAAGAGTACCTGGCATCCCTTCCTCCGGAACGCGAAAAGGCCCTCCGCGCCATCCGCAAGGTCATCCTCGCCAACCTCCCCAAGGGCTACGAGGAGGGGATGCAGTACGGCATGATCGGCTACTATATTCCGCTCAAGAGGTACCCCGTGACCTACAACGGCCAGCCTCTCGGCATCGTCGCCCTTGCCTCCCAGAAGAACTACATGGCCGTGTACCTGATGAATATCTACTGCGACAAAGAGACCGAGGCCTGGTTTGCGGAGCGTTACAAGGCCAGCGGCAAGAAGCTGGATATGGGCAAGTCCTGCCTGCGATTCAAAAAGCTGGAGGACCTGCCCCTGGGACTCATCGGAGAGGCCGTCGCTCATACACCGGTAGACGAGTTTATCCGCCTCTACGAAGCCTCTCGAAAAAACACTCGCGCTGGCCGGTGA
- a CDS encoding heme-binding protein, with product MRWTLRVVAILMVVAGLAVVAMAATSAASSSKCKDLPSEAQLKAHLQAAPAAGGSAGGLFEGERMWGAVVNRAGELCAFTTSTDDPTQVWPGSEAISKAKAYTANAFSLDDLALSTAMLYTFVQPGHSLFGLNNSNPFNPDFLGKSMNEGQNKVAGDVITFGGGTALYKNGKIIGGLGISGDTACADHEISKRVRNLAGLNPPGGPLADDIVYSPPEPPSVFAHPKCVNTWKNGVFIGNETLATYP from the coding sequence ATGCGATGGACTCTAAGGGTGGTTGCAATTCTCATGGTGGTGGCGGGGCTTGCTGTCGTCGCTATGGCGGCGACATCGGCGGCTAGTTCTTCCAAGTGTAAGGACTTACCAAGCGAAGCGCAGCTAAAAGCGCACCTCCAGGCGGCGCCTGCCGCCGGCGGCTCGGCGGGAGGGCTGTTCGAGGGCGAGCGGATGTGGGGGGCTGTCGTCAATCGCGCCGGCGAGCTGTGCGCCTTCACCACCTCCACCGACGATCCGACCCAGGTGTGGCCCGGCAGCGAGGCCATCTCCAAGGCCAAGGCCTACACCGCCAACGCCTTCAGCCTGGACGACCTGGCGCTTTCGACGGCCATGCTATACACCTTCGTCCAGCCCGGCCATAGCCTTTTCGGCCTGAACAACTCCAACCCCTTCAACCCCGATTTTCTTGGGAAGTCCATGAATGAAGGGCAAAACAAGGTAGCCGGCGACGTTATCACCTTTGGCGGCGGCACTGCACTGTACAAGAACGGCAAGATCATCGGCGGCCTCGGTATCAGCGGCGACACCGCCTGCGCCGACCACGAGATCTCCAAGCGGGTCCGCAACCTGGCCGGCCTGAACCCACCGGGCGGCCCGCTGGCGGACGACATTGTGTACTCTCCCCCTGAACCGCCCAGCGTTTTTGCGCATCCTAAGTGCGTGAACACCTGGAAGAACGGCGTGTTCATCGGCAACGAGACGCTCGCGACGTACCCCTAG
- a CDS encoding DUF1697 domain-containing protein, which produces MAKLKSYVAFLRGINVGGNKIIKMEDLRRAFESLGLQNVKTILASGNVIFETEKPSATLAGAIQAQLKKSFGFDVGVTLRSIAEIQDVVDLDPFKGIAVTPQTRLYVTFLPDKPGTAIKTPVESPEKHYRILQIANGAVFSVLTLTPNTKSTDLMGMLDKTFGKKVTTRNWNTIAAILKSSK; this is translated from the coding sequence ATGGCTAAGCTAAAGTCCTATGTCGCCTTCCTCCGCGGTATCAACGTCGGCGGCAACAAGATAATAAAGATGGAAGACTTGCGAAGGGCCTTCGAATCCCTTGGCCTCCAAAACGTAAAGACCATCCTCGCCAGCGGCAACGTGATCTTCGAGACCGAAAAGCCATCCGCCACCCTGGCCGGCGCCATTCAGGCGCAGCTTAAAAAGAGCTTCGGATTTGACGTAGGCGTGACGCTTCGCTCCATCGCGGAAATCCAGGACGTAGTCGATTTGGACCCTTTCAAAGGCATCGCCGTCACCCCGCAGACCAGGCTCTATGTCACCTTCCTGCCGGATAAACCCGGAACCGCCATAAAAACTCCTGTCGAATCCCCAGAAAAGCATTATCGAATTCTACAAATAGCGAACGGCGCGGTCTTTAGCGTTCTTACCCTTACGCCAAACACAAAGAGCACCGACTTGATGGGTATGCTGGACAAGACATTTGGTAAAAAAGTGACAACTCGCAATTGGAATACGATAGCTGCAATCCTAAAAAGCTCAAAATAG
- a CDS encoding DUF1905 domain-containing protein gives MRAKVWLYAGPSGWHFVTLPKEQSSEIKARFNLVKRGWGSLPVAVTIGKTTWDTSIFPDRESGAYLLPLKADVRAREGIKVGDVITFAVKIKA, from the coding sequence ATGAGGGCCAAAGTCTGGCTCTATGCAGGGCCAAGCGGCTGGCATTTTGTCACGCTTCCCAAAGAGCAGTCATCTGAAATCAAAGCGCGGTTCAACTTAGTCAAAAGAGGCTGGGGTTCTCTCCCGGTGGCGGTCACCATAGGAAAAACGACCTGGGATACCTCTATATTCCCTGACCGGGAGTCCGGAGCGTACTTGCTGCCGCTGAAGGCCGATGTTCGGGCCAGAGAGGGGATAAAGGTCGGCGACGTCATCACTTTTGCGGTGAAGATAAAAGCGTAG
- a CDS encoding VOC family protein has protein sequence MRKITPCLWFDNQAEEAVNFYVSVFSARGRSSKVLDVARYGEEGAKVSGMPKGTVMTMTFQLDGQEFMALNGGPQFKFTEAVSFIVDCKTQEEVDEFWKKLSEGGEEGPCGWVKDKYGLSWQIVPTILTEILQDKDPKKAERAMKAMLQMKKIDIDGLKKAYAQK, from the coding sequence ATGCGAAAAATTACGCCATGCCTGTGGTTCGATAATCAAGCGGAGGAAGCCGTGAATTTTTATGTCTCTGTCTTTTCAGCCAGAGGCAGAAGTTCAAAAGTTTTAGACGTTGCTCGCTATGGCGAAGAAGGAGCCAAGGTCTCAGGGATGCCAAAAGGAACGGTAATGACCATGACCTTCCAACTCGACGGGCAAGAGTTCATGGCGTTAAACGGCGGGCCGCAGTTCAAGTTCACCGAGGCCGTATCGTTCATCGTGGACTGCAAGACCCAGGAGGAAGTGGACGAGTTCTGGAAGAAGCTGTCGGAGGGCGGAGAGGAAGGGCCATGCGGATGGGTCAAAGACAAGTATGGCCTGTCATGGCAGATTGTTCCCACAATTTTAACCGAGATACTGCAAGACAAGGATCCCAAGAAGGCTGAACGGGCTATGAAGGCGATGCTTCAGATGAAGAAAATCGATATCGATGGTTTGAAGAAGGCCTACGCGCAAAAATAA